The genomic interval ATGATTGCGTCCGTGCGGGCGGCGGGTGGTCGTTCGGTGTCTTTCGGACTGATGGACCTGGGCCTCAAGTCTGAACAGCGGGCGTCGCTGGCCGAGAACAACGTGCAGGTGGTGACGCAGACGACGGGGCTGGCGCGGGCGGACGGGCTGCGGTTTCCAGCAGCTGAGATGGGCTATCTGGCGCGGCCGTTTTTGCGCGAGAATTTCCCCGGCCACGAGGTCTATGTGTGGCTCGATGCCGATAGCTGGGTGCAGGACGCCGAGGGCTATGAGGGATTGGCCCAGGCGGCGCGGCAGGTGGGCGCGGCGGTGGTGGCCGAGACCGCGCATGAATATCGCTTCTGGCCATGGCTGCTGGGGTGGCGGGCCAAGCACTATGTTTTTGGCTACGGGCTGACGCGTGGCATCAGGCTGTGGCTGCGACCGCAGATCAATAATGGGGCGTTTGCGCTGACGGCGGGGGCGCCGCATTGGGCGGTGTGGCAACACTATTATCAGGATGCACTGGACCGGGCGCGCTGCGCCGCATGACCAGTTTGCGCTCAATGCGGCGATCCATCTTGAGAACCTGCCGACGCGGTTTATGGAGCCGACCTATAACTGGATCTGCGATCTGGCGACGCCGAAGTGGGACGCGGAGCTGGGGCGGTTTGTGCGGCCGGTGGCGCCGCATCGGCCCATTCATGTGATGCATCTGGCGGGGCCTGCGAAGGCGCGCGAGTTCGATGTGGATGTGATCGGCGGCGGGGGGCGGCGGGGCAAGTTGCTGTTTGGCGCGACCTATAGCGAGACTGCGCCATGAGTCAGGTGCTGGAGGCCAGCAGGACCAATCCGCGGGAGGGCGGGGCGAGCTTTCCGCTGCGGCATCGGGCGTTTCGGGCGCTGTGGAATGTGACCTGGGCGCTGCTGGCATCGTGGACGCCGCCGCCGCTGCATGGGTGGCGTCGGTTTTTGCTGCGGCTGTTTGGGGCGAAGCTGGCGCCGACGGCGCGGGTCTATGGCGGGGCTAGGGTGTGGTATCCACCCAATCTGGAGATGGGCGCGCATAGCGTGCTGGCGGCGCGGGCCAATTGCTACTGCATGGATAGGGTGAGCATCGGCGCCTACGCGGTGGTCTCGCAGGGGGCGCAGTTGTGTGGTGGCACGCATCTGATCGACGATGCGCACTTCCAGCTCATCACCAAGCCGATTGTGATCGGGGCTAATGCCTGGATCGCGGCCGAGGCCTTTGTTGGGCCGGGCGTGGTGGTTGGCGAGGGGGCGGTGCTGGGCGCGCGTGGGGTGGCGTTCAGCGATCTGGAGGCGTGGGGCGTTTATGCAGGTAACCCCGCGAAGTGGCTGCGAAAGCGTAACGATACGGTGACGGGTGGGGCGGGGGCTTTCGCCCCCGAACCTTAGATCAATAGACGTTTGCGCGGCGGATGGCCGGTCGTCCGAGGCGCACGGTCAGTGACACGCTCGATGACGGCTTGCAGGTGATGCGCCAGCCGCAGACGAGGCCCCAGCTGTTTGGCGGCACACGGCAATCGGGGGTGATGGCGAAGAGGGCATTGGCCCCGGTATAGTCGCCAGCGGGGAGTTCGCCGCCAGAGCCGAACTCGATGAGCCCATCATCGCCGCCATTGGGCGAGCCGGCGCCGCAATGGAAATCGAAGTTCTCGATGCCGGTAAAACCGGGGGCGATCTCGGCCAGGGCGATGAGTTGGATGAGGTCGCCGCCAGCGCTGCCGAGGGGGGCGTGGTCTTGTGGTGGGCGGATCTGGACGATCTGGCTACCGGTGGACGTGGTGCCGGAGAGGGTCAGCTGCACCCAGCGGGTGCCCTCGGCATCGGTGACGATGGAAAGGATCTGGTTGATGCCAGACATGCCGTAGGACTCGATGGTCCAGCCGGTGGGCAGGGTGCCGGCATAGCCTGCCGGGACGGTGCCATCGCTACCGGTGGCGAGGGCATTGGAGGAGAGGTTGCCGGCCGGGTTGTTGGTGGCGTGGTAAGTGTCGCTGGCGCCTACAGCGGTGCGATAGCGTGGTGAGCCAAGCCAAGGTTCGAGTTCGGCTGCGATCTGGCCGCTGACGTCATGCCAGAATTTGGCGTTCAAATGGAGGCCATCGACGGTGTAGCCTGGGTTCATATCGCCCTCTGCCGAATTGGGCATGGCCGATTGGGCGAAGAGGTCGACCACCCGGACGCCGGGGAGCAGGCCGACATGGCTGACGAGCCAATGGTTGTAGTCATGCCAGAGCGACAGGCTGGCGCCCGTCAGCCGTACGCCGGTGAAATAGGTCGTGCCGCGGGCGGTGCCGGTCAAAACCAGAACCTGCCAGCCGGCTGCCAGTAGGTCTTTGATGCCCGAGAGCAGCGCAGCCTTGTCGGCGGCTTGCGTCGTCGCGTTGGTCCAGCCGCTGGCATTGTTGGTGCCGATCATCAGCATGACCACGCGAGTCTGGAGGGCTTTTTGGCGGGACTGCAGCAGCGCCGGAATCTGGCTGGTGACCAGATTAGCGATGGTTGCGCCGTTTTGGGCAAAGCACAGATCGGCCGAAAAACGGGCGCGGCCGCGCAGGCGCGATTGCACATGCGAAGCGGGGCCGGCCCCCTGCATGAAGGTGTTTTGCCCGACCGCACCATTGGGCGCGAGGGTGAACATGGCGCGGAAGTTGCTATCGCCGATGGTGGCGATTTCCACCGGGCCGTAGCCGGGCAGGGCTTCGTTGAGAGCGACGCCGGGCATTGAAATTGTGCTCATGGGCGCACCGCCTTAATGGCCGAGAGCGTGGTGCCACGGGCGTGATGGACCAGTTCATTGCGCCCGTTTCGGGGCACGAACAGGTAGCCGAAGTCGGCCTTGGGGCGCGGTGGGCCGATGAGTGTTTGGCGCGAGATATTGAGGCTGATCCACATCATACCAGTCCGATCATGTTGGTGGCGGTGGTGCCGGTGGCCAGCACGCGGGTGGCGCGGATCGGCAGGACCTGGCCAGTGGCGAGGCCGATGAAAATGACCGTTGCGCCCGAGGTTAGGGTGGCGGCAATATCGCCGCCAGCGCCGCAATAGATGGCGCGCGTGGTTTCGCTGAGATCGGTTGCGTCGCTGGGCGCAATGGGGAAGGCGTGCGAAGCTGGCGCATCAAAGCCCGCTGCTGTTGATTGAAATCTGTCCTGCATGGTTCTCTTCCAAAGATGGGATTGGGAAATATGCGGCCAGGGGTCGGCGGCAGGGATAAGCGGGACAAATCGGGTTTGGGTCGGCGGTGGGGCGGCGGACTGGCGATGAAGCGTAGGGATTTTCTGCTGGGCGGTGCGACTGCTGCGATGCTGTCGACGGGGCAGGCGCGGGGCAGCCAGCCGTTCGGGATTTCATGCTTTGGCGACAGCCTGACCGAGGGCGGCGTTCTCGAGAACTGGGTGACGGATCGCTATCCGAGCCAGTTGCAGAGCTATTATCCGGATCGCGTGGTCAGCAATTTCGGCATGGCGGGGCAGCCGTCGCAGGTCGTTCTCGGGCGGTTTCGGGCCGAGTTTGCGCGCCACTCGCTGGATACGCATGTGATCTGGTCGGGCATCAACAATTTCTGGCAGCCCGATGCAGTGATGGCCGATCTCGACGCCATGGTGGAGGCGCTCGGGCTGTCCGGTTTCGGTCATGGTCGGGTGGTTGTTCTGACGGTACTGAACAGCGCTCGGCAGGGAGTTGGCACGGCTGAGTATGAGCAGGTGGTGGCGCTCAATACCAGTATTGCGGCGCGTTTTGGCGATCATGTGCTGGATATTCGTAACCTGTTGGTTGCGGCTTCAGGTGGCGAAAACGACGCGATCAACCCGACCTGGACATCGGATGGACTGCATCCGACCGGCGAGGCAAATGCCTTTATTGCCGGGCAGGTGCGCGACTTTATCGACCGCCGGGGCTGGTAGGCTTTTCGGCCGCCTGCGCAAAGTGCTTGCAAAAGTTACCGCGAAATTAATTATAGGAGCTGCGGGAAAATACGTACCCTTGGGTTCGATCCCGTTTGGCTTGGGGGGAAGCCGGCCAACCGAACGACGTAGTACGTTTTTTAGCGTTTTATGTGAGGTGTCGGTGCGCAGTGTTCTGGTGCTGGGGGCGGGGGGCTTCATCGGCAGTCATCTGGTCAGGCGGCTCAAAACCGAGGGGTTTTGGGTGCGCGGGGTTGATCTGAAGTTTCCGGACTTCAGCGCGACCGAGGCCGATGACTTCGTGATTGGAGACCTGCGCGATGGGGCGGTTGTCGACAGGGTGATCGACCGCCGATTTGATGAAATCTATCAACTGGCGGCCGACATGGGCGGCGCCGGCTATGTTTTTAGCGGCGAGCATGACGCCGAAATCATGCACAATTCGGCCAGCATCAATCTCAATGTGGTCGACCGGGCGCAGAAACGGAACATCCGGCAGGTGTTCTATTCGTCGTCGGCCTGCATGTATCCGGCCTATAATCAGGCCGATCCGGACAATCCCAATTGTGCCGAGTCTTCGGCTTATCCGGCCGCGCCGGACAGCGAATATGGTTGGGAGAAGCTGTTCTCGGAGCGGCTGTATCTTGCCTATAACCGTAACCACGGCATGACCAATCGGGTGGCCCGGTATCACAATATTTTCGGGCCGGAAGGCACCTGGCAGGGCGGCAAGGAGAAGGCGCCGGCCGCTGTGTGCCGCAAGGTGGCGATGGCGGCCCATGATGGCGAGATCGAAATCTGGGGCGATGGCAGCCAGACGCGGTCATTTCTCTATATCGATGAATGCCTTGAAGGCACGTTGCGGCTGACGCGGTCGGGATTTGAGGGGCCGGTCAATGTCGGGTCGGACGAGATGGTCAGCATCAATCAGCTGGTCGATCTGGTGGCCGATATCGCGGGCAAACGGCTGCACAAGAAGCATGTGCCGGGGCCGATCGGCGTGCGGGGGCGCAATTCGGACAATCGGCTGATCGAGCGCGAGCTGGGCTGGCGACCGTCGCAATCGCTGCGGGTTGGGCTGGAGGCCACCTATGGCTGGATCGAGGCACAGGTGCGGAGCAATAGCGCGCCGCCGGTGTCGCCGTGAGCAGGACGGCTGTGATCTTCGGCGGTTGCGGATTCTTCGGCACGC from Devosia sp. 2618 carries:
- a CDS encoding putative colanic acid biosynthesis acetyltransferase; amino-acid sequence: MSQVLEASRTNPREGGASFPLRHRAFRALWNVTWALLASWTPPPLHGWRRFLLRLFGAKLAPTARVYGGARVWYPPNLEMGAHSVLAARANCYCMDRVSIGAYAVVSQGAQLCGGTHLIDDAHFQLITKPIVIGANAWIAAEAFVGPGVVVGEGAVLGARGVAFSDLEAWGVYAGNPAKWLRKRNDTVTGGAGAFAPEP
- a CDS encoding SGNH/GDSL hydrolase family protein, which encodes MSTISMPGVALNEALPGYGPVEIATIGDSNFRAMFTLAPNGAVGQNTFMQGAGPASHVQSRLRGRARFSADLCFAQNGATIANLVTSQIPALLQSRQKALQTRVVMLMIGTNNASGWTNATTQAADKAALLSGIKDLLAAGWQVLVLTGTARGTTYFTGVRLTGASLSLWHDYNHWLVSHVGLLPGVRVVDLFAQSAMPNSAEGDMNPGYTVDGLHLNAKFWHDVSGQIAAELEPWLGSPRYRTAVGASDTYHATNNPAGNLSSNALATGSDGTVPAGYAGTLPTGWTIESYGMSGINQILSIVTDAEGTRWVQLTLSGTTSTGSQIVQIRPPQDHAPLGSAGGDLIQLIALAEIAPGFTGIENFDFHCGAGSPNGGDDGLIEFGSGGELPAGDYTGANALFAITPDCRVPPNSWGLVCGWRITCKPSSSVSLTVRLGRPAIRRANVY
- a CDS encoding SGNH/GDSL hydrolase family protein — its product is MKRRDFLLGGATAAMLSTGQARGSQPFGISCFGDSLTEGGVLENWVTDRYPSQLQSYYPDRVVSNFGMAGQPSQVVLGRFRAEFARHSLDTHVIWSGINNFWQPDAVMADLDAMVEALGLSGFGHGRVVVLTVLNSARQGVGTAEYEQVVALNTSIAARFGDHVLDIRNLLVAASGGENDAINPTWTSDGLHPTGEANAFIAGQVRDFIDRRGW
- a CDS encoding NAD-dependent epimerase/dehydratase family protein, with translation MRSVLVLGAGGFIGSHLVRRLKTEGFWVRGVDLKFPDFSATEADDFVIGDLRDGAVVDRVIDRRFDEIYQLAADMGGAGYVFSGEHDAEIMHNSASINLNVVDRAQKRNIRQVFYSSSACMYPAYNQADPDNPNCAESSAYPAAPDSEYGWEKLFSERLYLAYNRNHGMTNRVARYHNIFGPEGTWQGGKEKAPAAVCRKVAMAAHDGEIEIWGDGSQTRSFLYIDECLEGTLRLTRSGFEGPVNVGSDEMVSINQLVDLVADIAGKRLHKKHVPGPIGVRGRNSDNRLIERELGWRPSQSLRVGLEATYGWIEAQVRSNSAPPVSP